Proteins from a single region of Candidatus Limnocylindrales bacterium:
- a CDS encoding alpha-amylase family glycosyl hydrolase, producing MEKRLEYGEAGSSRDPAARAPWWKTAVFYQIYPRSFLDTDGDGVGDLEGIRRRLEYLVWLGVDALWISPFYPSPMKDFGYDVRDYCDVDPIFGTLATFDRLLAEAHACGLRVIIDWVPNHTSDEHPWFVESRSSRRSAMRNWYVWRDPAPDGSPPNNWVGQFSRGPAWTFDEATGQYYLHCFLPEQPDLNWNEPAVVGAMHETLRFWLDRGVDGFRMDVVHLIGKDPGLADDPDDIRGVTHVPLNHRPETHPLLREIRRLLERYEGDRLAVGEVFLLDTKQVAEYYGRGDELHLCFNFSPLYTPFDAAAWRDQIERIDQELAPASAWPTWVLSNHDNQRHRTRYGNESRTRAAAFLVALLRGTPFLYAGEELGLSDAVVPEPRRVDPAMRDGCRAPIPWDASATHGWIRDDNWLPWPPDAGVLSMEQQRGDPASMLALYRRLLDARRGSSALRTGDQEILSFGGETDAAVLAFRRHDDGDERIVLVNFSSRDAGVAAKGIVEVSSDGAGEGRAFGGTVRAETAVLLRPERLRQEHASR from the coding sequence GTGGAGAAACGATTGGAATACGGCGAAGCCGGGAGCTCGCGCGATCCGGCGGCGCGCGCACCGTGGTGGAAGACGGCGGTGTTCTACCAGATCTATCCGCGCAGCTTCCTCGACACCGACGGCGACGGCGTCGGTGATCTCGAAGGGATACGCCGCCGCCTCGAATATCTCGTCTGGCTCGGCGTGGACGCGCTGTGGATCTCGCCGTTCTATCCGTCGCCGATGAAGGATTTCGGCTACGACGTGCGCGACTATTGCGACGTCGATCCGATCTTCGGAACCCTCGCGACGTTCGACCGGCTGCTCGCCGAAGCGCACGCATGCGGACTGCGGGTGATCATCGACTGGGTGCCGAACCACACGTCGGACGAGCATCCGTGGTTCGTCGAATCGCGCAGCAGCCGCCGCAGCGCGATGCGCAACTGGTACGTCTGGCGCGATCCGGCGCCCGACGGATCGCCGCCGAACAACTGGGTCGGACAATTCTCTCGCGGACCGGCATGGACCTTCGACGAAGCCACCGGACAGTACTATCTGCACTGCTTCCTGCCGGAACAGCCGGACCTGAACTGGAACGAGCCGGCGGTCGTCGGCGCAATGCACGAGACGCTGCGTTTCTGGCTCGACCGCGGCGTCGACGGCTTCCGCATGGACGTCGTGCATCTGATCGGCAAAGACCCCGGGCTTGCCGACGATCCCGACGACATCCGCGGCGTGACGCACGTGCCGCTCAATCACCGGCCGGAGACGCACCCGCTGCTGCGCGAAATCCGGCGCCTGCTGGAACGATACGAAGGCGACCGCCTCGCCGTCGGCGAAGTCTTCCTTCTCGATACCAAGCAGGTTGCCGAATACTACGGTCGCGGGGACGAGCTGCACCTGTGTTTCAATTTTTCGCCTCTCTACACGCCGTTCGATGCGGCCGCGTGGCGCGACCAGATCGAGCGCATTGACCAGGAGCTCGCGCCGGCATCGGCGTGGCCGACGTGGGTGTTGTCGAATCACGACAACCAGCGTCACCGGACCCGCTACGGCAACGAGTCGCGCACGCGTGCAGCCGCATTCCTCGTCGCGCTGCTGCGCGGAACGCCTTTTCTTTACGCAGGCGAAGAGCTCGGCCTGTCGGACGCGGTCGTTCCGGAACCGCGCCGCGTCGATCCTGCGATGCGCGACGGCTGCCGCGCACCGATTCCGTGGGATGCGTCCGCGACGCACGGATGGATTCGGGACGACAACTGGCTGCCGTGGCCGCCCGACGCCGGTGTGCTTTCGATGGAGCAGCAGCGAGGCGACCCGGCTTCGATGCTCGCCCTTTACCGGCGACTGCTCGACGCGCGGCGCGGGTCGAGCGCGCTTCGCACCGGCGACCAGGAAATCCTGTCGTTCGGCGGCGAGACCGATGCGGCCGTCCTCGCCTTTCGCAGGCACGACGATGGCGACGAGCGCATCGTGCTCGTCAATTTCTCGAGCCGCGATGCGGGCGTGGCGGCCAAAGGAATCGTCGAGGTCAGCTCGGACGGCGCGGGCGAAGGCCGCGCGTTCGGCGGCACCGTGCGCGCGGAAACCGCCGTGCTTCTGCGTCCCGAACGTCTTCGACAGGAGCACGCCAGCCGGTGA